A genomic region of Raphanus sativus cultivar WK10039 chromosome 6, ASM80110v3, whole genome shotgun sequence contains the following coding sequences:
- the LOC108806526 gene encoding nudix hydrolase 17, mitochondrial — MGVEKMVCLVSRTGRQFQRYNKGRRQVVGCIPYRFKLSSDGKISDELEILVISSQKGHAMMFPKGGWELDESVEEAAARESLEEAGVLGNIGHQLGKWDFLSKSRGTYYEGLMFPMLVTEQLELWPEQHARQRIWMNLVDAREACRDWWMKEALDVLVERLSSPMNQPKEEKNISISIETMC; from the exons ATGGGTGTTGAGAAAATGGTGTGTTTGGTTTCTCGCACTGGTCGTCAGTTTCAGAGATACAACAAAGGTCGTCGTCAAGTCGTCGG GTGTATACCGTACAGATTCAAGCTATCAAGTGATGGGAAAATTAGTGATGAATTAGAAATTCTTGTTATCTCTTCTCAAAAAGGTCATGCCATGATGTTCCCAAag gGTGGTTGGGAGCTTGATGAATCTGTAGAAGAAGCTGCTGCAAGAGAATCTCTCGAAGAAGCTGGAGTTCTTGGCAATATTGGG CATCAACTAGGAAAATGGGATTTTTTGAGCAAAAGCAGGGGAACATATTATGAAGGACTAATGTTCCCTATGCTTGTTACAGAACAACTTGAGCTTTGGCCTGAACAACATGCTAGGCAAAGAATCTGG ATGAATCTAGTTGACGCTAGAGAAGCTTGTAGAGATTGGTGGATGAAAGAAGCATTAGATGTTTTGGTCGAGAGACTCTCATCACCAATGAATCAACCAAAGGAAGAGAAGAATATTTCAATATCTATCGAAACAATGTGCTGA